ATTGGCCTATAACGTGTCCAATCGACTTACTTTAGATTTAGCTACTGACACATTAGTAAAGTTAAAGAAGAATGGAAAAGTAAAGTTTTCGGAAGGATCCTTTATTCATTCTGATCAAGGAGTACACTATACGAGTCCTACTTTTCAAAAACATGTAAAAAAACTAGGGTTAGATCAATCAATGTCAAGAAGAGGAAACTGTTGGGATAACGCCCCACAAGAGTCCTTCTTTGGTCACTTTAAGGATGAAACTAATATAAAACAGTGTCATTCTCTAGAAGAACTTAAAAAGGAAATGAGAAGTTATATGGGATACTATAACAACTTCAGATATCAATGGAACTTAAAGAAGATGACCCCTGTTCAATACAGAAATCATCTTCTCCCTGTGGCGTAACCTTTATTAAAGCTGTCCTTTACACGGTACATTTTAAGAATCTATTTGATACTTACGTAATGGATTGGAAGTTGGTTACTTCTTTTTTTAGGCGTTCCTTTCTTAATACTTTTCTAGTTCCGTAGAGGCTGCTGTATTACCAAGTTTCCCAGTTATATTTTTGGTTAGTTGCTTCCGACAATTGGTTGGGTTTTAATGCTTCCATACATCTGCTCGCCAATCCGTGACATTTGGAGTAATAACGGCTGTTGTAACATTTGCCAACCGAATCGTCACAGTATTCGCCGCACTTACAAAGGCAGACCAAACTAACCCTGCTCCTGGGTCAGCTGCTGGCGATACATAAACATTATCACCAGGTGCCGCACCTGTTACCGTAATAGGTTGATCTTCCGTTGAGTTAGCAGGAATATCAGGAAAGATTATACTTTCAGTAGCGCTTAAATGTGTTACAATTGGTGTTCCACCAGTGCCTAAAGTTGTATTCCCATTAACCGTTAAATCGCCTTGGACGGTTTCATTGCCAGTAACGGTTTCATTACCGCCAACGGTTAGATCTCCACTCGTGTTGACTGTATCCGTTGCAGCATCACCTAAAGTCGTATTCCCATTAACCGTTAAATCGGCTTGGACGGTTTCATTGCCAGTAACGGTTTCATTACCGCCAACGGTTAGATCGCCACTCGTGTTGACTGTAGCCGTTGCAGCATCACCTAAAGTCGTATTCCCATTAACCGTTAAATCGGCTTGGACGGTTTCATTGCCAGTAACGGTTTCATTACCGCCAACGGTTAGATCGCCACTCGTGTTGACTGTAGCCGTTGCAGCATCACCTAAAGTCGTATTCCCATTAACCGTTAAATCGGCTTGGACGGTTTCATTGCCAGTAACGGTTTCATTACCGCCAACGGTTAGATCGCCACTCGTGTTGACTGTAGCCGTTGCAGCATCACCTAAAGTCGTATTCCCATTAACCGTTAAATCGGCTTGGACGGTTTCATTGCCAGTAACGGTTTCATTACCGCCAACGGTTAGATCGCCACTCGTGTTGACTGTAGCCGTTGCAGCATCACCTAAAGTCGTATTCCCATTAACCGTTAAATCGGCTTGGACGGTTTCATTGCCAGTAACGGTTTCATTACCGCCAACGGTTAGATCGCCACTCGTGTTGACTGTAGCCGTTGCAGCATCACCTAAAGTCGTATTCCCATTAACCGTTAAATCGGCTTGGACGGTTTCATTGCCAGTAACGGTTTCATTACCGCCAACGGTTAGATCGCCACTCGTGTTGACTGTAGCCGTTGCAGCATCACCTAAAGTCGTATTCCCATTAACCGTTAAATCGGCTTGGACGGTTTCATTGCCAGTAACGGTTTCATTACCGCCAACGGTTAGATCGCCACTCGTGTTGACTGTAGCCGTTGCAGCATCACCTAAAGTCGTATTCCCATTAACCGTTAAATCGGCTTGGACGGTTTCATTGCCAGTAACGGTTTCATTACCGCCAACGGTTAGATCGCCACTCGTGTTGACTGTAGCCGTTGCAGCATCACCTAAAGTCGTATTCCCATTAACCGTTAAATCGGCTTGGACGGTTTCATTGCCAGTAACGGTTTCATTACCGCCAACGGTTAGATCGCCACTCGTGTTGACTGTAGCCGTTGCAGCATCACCTAAAGTCGTATTCCCATTAACCGTTAAATCGGCTTGGACGGTTTCATTGCCAGTAACGGTTTCATTACCGCCAACGGTTAGATCGCCACTCGTGTTGACTGTAGCCGTTGCAGCATCACCTAAAGTCGTATTCCCATTAACCGTTAAATCGGCTTGGACGGTTTCATTGCCAGTAACGGTTTCATTACCG
This DNA window, taken from Alteribacillus bidgolensis, encodes the following:
- a CDS encoding beta strand repeat-containing protein; the encoded protein is MSDQKEMKSSEHQEEEVQAQEIGTLQSPEPCCANGCIITDATNGCSVAEGTGTTASGFASHAEGRDTRAFGRNSHAEGFRTTTGDELDPNQGTNAHAEGRDTTASGIISHAEGLGTNASGFASHAEGRDTTASGNISHAKGSGTNASGNISHAEGRDTIASGNISHAEGRDTTASGSISHAEGLGTNASGNISHAEGSGTNASGLASHAEGQGTVANANFAHTEGLNTTANGLEGVHVMGQDGGPDPLNDLDFSWYLVNGGLGGVVAKILNDGSGFFDGDLTVNGNTTLGDNVADTVNTSGDLTVGGNETVTGNETVQGDLTVNGNTTLGDAATDTVNTSGDLTVGGNETVTGNETVQADLTVNGNTTLGDAATATVNTSGDLTVGGNETVTGNETVQADLTVNGNTTLGDAATATVNTSGDLTVGGNETVTGNETVQADLTVNGNTTLGDAATATVNTSGDLTVGGNETVTGNETVQADLTVNGNTTLGDAATATVNTSGDLTVGGNETVTGNETVQADLTVNGNTTLGDAATATVNTSGDLTVGGNETVTGNETVQADLTVNGNTTLGDAATATVNTSGDLTVGGNETVTGNETVQADLTVNGNTTLGDAATATVNTSGDLTVGGNETVTGNETVQADLTVNGNTTLGDAATATVNTSGDLTVGGNETVTGNETVQADLTVNGNTTLGDAATATVNTSGDLTVGGNETVTGNETVQADLTVNGNTTLGDAATATVNTSGDLTVGGNETVTGNETVQADLTVNGNTTLGDAATATVNTSGDLTVGGNETVTGNETVQADLTVNGNTTLGDAATDTVNTSGDLTVGGNETVTGNETVQGDLTVNGNTTLGTGGTPIVTHLSATESIIFPDIPANSTEDQPITVTGAAPGDNVYVSPAADPGAGLVWSAFVSAANTVTIRLANVTTAVITPNVTDWRADVWKH